A single window of Meiothermus sp. DNA harbors:
- a CDS encoding ABC transporter permease: MANFIFRRILVAIPTLLLISVLVFGVIQLQPGGFLENMLEDPRVSRETIENLRRQYLLDQPVWVQYLSWLGGIVRGDFGYSFLNSRPVSELIWERMGWTVFLAALTILATWVIAIPLGIYTALNRYGAGATVLNFVGYFGLATPDFLVALLLIYLVLQSGGTAVGGLFSPQFIDAPWSLAKFQDMLAHLWIPLVVIGLDGTATIMRQMRANLLDVLNQDYIRTARAKGLAERVVLWKHAVRNAINPLVSLAGLQLPTLISSTIIASIVLSLPTIGPFLYDSLLNKDQYVVMALLMLSAVLLMVGNLLADILLAWVDPRIRYE; the protein is encoded by the coding sequence ATGGCCAACTTTATCTTCCGGCGCATCCTGGTAGCCATCCCCACCCTGCTCCTAATTTCGGTGCTGGTGTTTGGGGTGATCCAGCTCCAGCCGGGAGGTTTTTTGGAGAACATGCTGGAAGACCCCCGGGTCAGCCGCGAAACCATCGAGAATCTCCGCCGTCAGTACCTGCTGGATCAGCCGGTTTGGGTGCAGTATTTGAGCTGGCTGGGCGGGATTGTGCGGGGCGACTTTGGCTACTCCTTCCTGAACAGCCGTCCGGTCTCCGAGTTGATCTGGGAGCGCATGGGCTGGACAGTTTTCCTGGCCGCCCTGACCATTCTGGCCACCTGGGTAATTGCCATTCCGCTGGGCATCTACACCGCGCTCAATCGCTACGGCGCCGGCGCCACCGTACTCAACTTTGTGGGCTACTTTGGGCTGGCCACGCCGGATTTTCTGGTGGCCCTATTGCTCATCTACCTGGTGCTGCAAAGCGGGGGCACCGCGGTGGGGGGGCTCTTTAGCCCGCAGTTTATTGACGCTCCCTGGAGCTTAGCCAAGTTTCAGGACATGCTGGCCCACCTCTGGATTCCTCTGGTTGTCATCGGGCTCGACGGCACCGCCACCATCATGCGGCAGATGCGGGCCAACCTGCTGGATGTCCTGAACCAGGATTACATCCGCACCGCCCGGGCCAAGGGGCTGGCGGAGCGGGTAGTGCTCTGGAAGCACGCCGTGCGCAACGCCATCAACCCCCTCGTCAGCCTGGCCGGCCTCCAACTGCCCACGCTCATCTCGAGCACCATCATCGCCTCGATTGTGCTAAGCCTCCCCACCATCGGGCCTTTTCTATACGACTCGCTTCTGAACAAGGATCAGTACGTGGTGATGGCCTTGCTTATGCTCTCGGCGGTGCTCCTGATGGTAGGCAACCTGCTGGCCGACATTCTGCTGGCCTGGGTGGATCCCCGCATTCGCTACGAGTAG
- a CDS encoding ABC transporter permease: MSLIRQKNLWPLLRNPLGLLGLLLTLLVVLCALFAPILAPYSPVEQNILSRLSDPNSTHWLGTDQFGRDLLSRILFGFRNSLMVAFSSVFIAVWVGTLLGVSAAYVGGLYDRIIMRLMDVLLAFPIILLAIGIIAMLGPNQWNAALAIGIVYIPTFARLTRGPALVVRNTDYVQAAVAIGAGNRRIILRHILPNLASVILVQTTLALSTAILVESSLAFLGLGTQPPNPSLGQMLSEGRAYLTLSPWTSVFSGLAILLASLGFNLLGDTLRDTLDPRLRGH; the protein is encoded by the coding sequence ATGAGCCTCATCCGGCAAAAAAACCTCTGGCCCCTCCTGCGCAACCCGCTGGGTTTATTGGGGCTCCTGCTGACCTTGCTGGTGGTACTTTGCGCTCTTTTCGCCCCTATCCTGGCCCCCTACAGCCCCGTAGAACAAAATATTCTGAGCCGTCTTTCCGATCCGAATAGCACCCACTGGCTCGGCACCGACCAGTTTGGGCGCGACCTTTTGTCGCGCATCCTGTTCGGCTTTCGTAACTCCTTGATGGTGGCCTTCAGTTCGGTGTTTATTGCGGTGTGGGTGGGCACCTTGCTGGGGGTCTCGGCAGCCTATGTGGGCGGCTTGTACGACCGCATAATCATGCGTCTCATGGACGTGCTCCTGGCTTTTCCGATCATCCTGCTGGCCATTGGCATCATCGCCATGCTGGGGCCCAACCAGTGGAATGCCGCCCTGGCCATTGGCATCGTCTACATCCCGACCTTTGCCCGTCTGACCCGCGGCCCGGCCCTAGTCGTTCGCAACACCGATTATGTGCAGGCAGCCGTAGCCATAGGAGCCGGCAACCGCCGCATCATCCTGCGGCACATTTTGCCCAACCTGGCCTCGGTGATTCTGGTACAAACCACCCTGGCCCTCTCCACCGCCATTTTGGTGGAGTCCTCGCTGGCTTTTTTGGGGCTGGGAACCCAGCCTCCCAACCCCTCGTTGGGTCAGATGCTATCCGAGGGCCGTGCTTACCTGACACTATCCCCCTGGACCTCGGTGTTTTCGGGGCTGGCTATTCTGCTGGCCTCGCTCGGATTTAATCTGCTAGGAGACACCCTGCGCGATACCCTCGACCCAAGGCTGCGGGGCCACTAA
- a CDS encoding DUF1343 domain-containing protein, whose amino-acid sequence MSFHSSHPKPAPTGLERLLDEPSLLGQTGRLGLLTHPAGVTQTLLPSALALLQRGFPLERLYGPEHGIDGSGQAGEAPEVQADRTTGLPTHSLYEKSLGEMADLIGQVDTLLVDLQDVGVRFYTFVSTLVQVLEAAQQKGVRVVVLDRPNPLGFRVEGPVLQPAFRSFVGMLEIPLRHGLTLGECGRLVHPGLEVIPCNPQTPFGLGGLPWVPPSPNLPHPETVHLYVGMGLVEATLASEGRGTALPFQVAGAPGLDAPALAARLNALKLPAVRFRPTYFKPTFSKHQGVLCAGVQVHLLELPQEALPIGLAVLGALAEQGVRILPDWWQKLLGIPFAPDLLYPDTALERTRLWADQARKYALEALQPIWLYPRSGF is encoded by the coding sequence ATGAGCTTCCACTCATCACACCCCAAGCCCGCGCCTACCGGCCTAGAGCGGCTTCTCGACGAGCCTTCGCTACTGGGCCAGACCGGGAGGCTGGGCCTGCTGACCCATCCTGCAGGAGTCACCCAGACGCTTCTACCCTCGGCACTGGCCCTTTTGCAAAGGGGTTTTCCGCTCGAGCGCCTCTATGGCCCCGAGCACGGGATAGACGGCTCGGGCCAGGCGGGCGAGGCCCCCGAGGTTCAGGCCGACCGAACCACCGGGCTGCCCACCCACAGCTTGTACGAAAAGAGCCTGGGAGAAATGGCCGATCTCATCGGCCAGGTAGACACCCTATTGGTGGACTTGCAGGATGTGGGGGTGCGCTTTTATACCTTTGTTTCCACCCTGGTACAGGTACTGGAAGCGGCCCAGCAAAAGGGGGTTCGGGTGGTGGTGTTGGATCGGCCCAATCCGCTGGGGTTTAGGGTGGAGGGGCCGGTGTTGCAACCGGCCTTTCGCTCATTTGTGGGCATGCTGGAAATCCCGCTGCGGCACGGGCTCACCCTGGGAGAGTGCGGACGGCTGGTACACCCGGGGCTCGAGGTTATTCCCTGCAACCCACAAACCCCGTTTGGGCTGGGAGGGTTGCCTTGGGTGCCGCCCTCACCCAACCTGCCCCACCCGGAAACGGTGCATCTGTACGTGGGCATGGGCCTGGTGGAGGCCACTCTTGCCTCGGAGGGCCGGGGCACCGCTTTGCCCTTCCAGGTAGCGGGGGCACCGGGTCTGGATGCACCGGCCCTGGCCGCACGTCTCAATGCACTCAAGCTACCGGCGGTACGTTTTCGGCCCACCTACTTCAAGCCCACCTTCTCCAAGCACCAGGGGGTGCTGTGTGCAGGGGTGCAGGTACACCTTTTGGAGCTGCCCCAAGAAGCCTTGCCCATCGGCCTGGCCGTGCTGGGGGCCCTGGCCGAACAAGGCGTGCGCATCCTGCCGGACTGGTGGCAGAAGCTGCTGGGCATCCCTTTTGCACCGGACTTGCTCTACCCCGACACGGCACTGGAGCGCACCCGTCTGTGGGCAGACCAGGCCCGGAAATATGCCCTGGAGGCCCTTCAGCCCATCTGGCTCTACCCTCGTTCAGGCTTCTAG
- a CDS encoding ABC transporter substrate-binding protein → MKKHAWLLATGLLAGGLALAQPKTLPAYTNLGVAAGKAGGSLTLSLASAPQTFFYYGAIDSAIQNLANQMFDGLIEYNLANYQIEPALAVRWNISQSRIYTFDLRRDVRWHDGRPFTADDVVFTYTQIVANPEARGGDAANFEGVKVEKLGDFRVRFTLPKPAPAFIHYMRLPIMPKHKLLPFSQEGGKPRAEINTAWPTNVNPEEVVGTGPFRLRSYTPGQQVTLVKNPNYWKRDAAGNALPYLDQLQYLIITDSQARVAQFLAGNLGQINITGAEFPDLKRRETQGAPFRVVQFRALFGSPPHLGFNYNAKNPELAALFKNSDFRRAMQFAVNRERIIEDVYNGLAERASYGVAPLSEWFYPEVPRLQGRFDLNAANAALDRLGLSRGPDGIRRLPSGRPLEFTLTYGSNSAVFTAIATILQNDFQRVGVKVNLQGILAANLLATGRGQDWETILLALGDQPDPELRTPIWKPGGALYYWHQATQPTTPTGQPQFNNFLPWEREIYDLWERAASTTNFPQRKALYDRWQAIAAREAQVIMIAKEYAVGAVSNRYGNYIYSLGVIPGYNPLPLLFQR, encoded by the coding sequence ATGAAAAAGCATGCATGGCTCTTGGCCACAGGTCTGCTGGCAGGAGGTTTGGCGCTGGCCCAGCCCAAAACCCTGCCTGCCTACACCAACCTGGGGGTAGCAGCGGGCAAGGCCGGTGGCAGCCTGACCCTGTCGCTGGCCAGTGCGCCCCAGACGTTTTTCTACTATGGGGCCATCGACTCGGCCATCCAGAACCTGGCCAACCAGATGTTCGATGGCCTGATCGAGTACAACCTGGCTAACTACCAGATCGAGCCGGCTCTGGCGGTGCGCTGGAACATCAGCCAAAGCCGCATCTATACCTTCGATTTGCGCCGCGACGTGCGCTGGCACGACGGACGCCCCTTCACCGCCGACGATGTGGTCTTCACCTATACCCAGATCGTGGCCAACCCCGAGGCCCGGGGCGGCGATGCAGCCAACTTTGAGGGCGTAAAGGTCGAAAAGTTGGGCGACTTCCGGGTGCGTTTTACCCTGCCCAAGCCGGCCCCGGCCTTCATCCATTACATGCGGCTGCCCATCATGCCCAAGCACAAGCTGCTGCCCTTCAGCCAAGAAGGGGGCAAGCCGAGGGCCGAGATCAACACCGCCTGGCCCACCAACGTTAACCCCGAGGAGGTCGTGGGCACCGGCCCCTTCCGCCTGCGCAGCTATACCCCGGGCCAGCAGGTGACGCTGGTCAAGAACCCCAACTACTGGAAGCGCGATGCCGCTGGAAACGCTCTTCCCTACCTTGACCAATTGCAATACCTGATCATCACCGACTCCCAGGCCCGCGTGGCGCAGTTCCTGGCCGGCAACTTAGGCCAGATTAACATCACCGGGGCCGAGTTCCCCGACCTCAAGCGGCGCGAAACCCAAGGGGCCCCCTTCCGGGTGGTGCAGTTCCGCGCCCTGTTCGGCTCACCTCCCCATCTCGGCTTCAACTACAACGCCAAAAACCCCGAGCTAGCGGCATTGTTCAAGAACTCGGACTTCCGCCGGGCTATGCAGTTTGCGGTCAACCGCGAACGCATCATCGAGGACGTGTACAACGGTCTGGCCGAGCGGGCCAGCTATGGGGTGGCGCCCCTCTCGGAGTGGTTCTACCCCGAGGTGCCGCGGCTGCAGGGGCGCTTCGATCTAAACGCCGCCAACGCCGCCCTGGACAGGCTAGGTCTGAGCCGTGGGCCCGATGGCATCCGGCGGCTTCCGAGTGGAAGGCCGCTCGAGTTCACCCTCACCTATGGCTCCAACTCGGCGGTCTTTACCGCCATCGCCACCATCCTGCAAAACGATTTCCAGCGCGTAGGCGTTAAGGTCAACCTGCAAGGCATCCTGGCCGCCAATCTGCTGGCTACCGGGCGGGGCCAGGACTGGGAAACCATTCTGCTGGCCCTGGGCGACCAGCCCGACCCGGAACTTCGCACCCCCATCTGGAAGCCCGGCGGGGCGCTGTACTACTGGCACCAGGCCACCCAGCCCACCACCCCCACCGGGCAACCCCAGTTCAACAACTTCCTGCCCTGGGAGCGCGAAATCTACGACCTGTGGGAACGCGCCGCCAGCACCACCAACTTCCCCCAGCGCAAAGCCCTTTACGACCGCTGGCAGGCCATTGCCGCCCGCGAGGCCCAGGTCATCATGATTGCCAAGGAGTATGCCGTGGGGGCGGTTTCCAACCGCTACGGCAACTACATCTACAGCCTGGGGGTCATTCCGGGCTATAACCCCCTGCCGCTTTTGTTCCAGCGCTAG
- a CDS encoding GntR family transcriptional regulator translates to MQATLDTHSATPLYLQLEAVLREALASGTWKAGEAMPPERALAEQFGVSRLTLRKALERLEAQGLVQRRQGSGTYVAPRLEQPLSTLTGFSEDMRARGLEPGARWLKRGLFTASPEEVLALSLSPGEKVARLERVRSAQGEPMAIERAALPAHLLPHPEEVKESLYAYLESKGLRPARALQRLRSVAASRQEAELLGIRVGEPVLYIERLSYLADGSVLEFTRSHYRGDRYDFVAELRSNQ, encoded by the coding sequence ATGCAAGCCACATTAGATACCCACTCTGCTACCCCGCTTTACCTGCAGCTCGAGGCCGTTTTGCGAGAGGCCCTGGCCTCTGGTACCTGGAAGGCCGGCGAGGCCATGCCCCCCGAACGGGCCCTGGCAGAACAGTTTGGGGTCTCGAGGCTTACCCTGCGTAAGGCCCTCGAGCGCCTCGAGGCCCAGGGTCTGGTACAACGCCGACAGGGATCGGGCACCTACGTAGCCCCCCGCCTCGAGCAGCCCCTTTCCACCCTCACCGGTTTTAGCGAGGATATGCGGGCCCGGGGACTAGAGCCCGGCGCACGCTGGCTCAAGCGAGGGTTATTTACCGCATCGCCCGAAGAAGTGCTGGCGCTGTCGCTATCCCCAGGGGAGAAAGTAGCCCGGCTCGAGCGCGTCCGCAGCGCCCAGGGCGAACCCATGGCCATTGAACGGGCGGCCCTGCCGGCGCATCTTCTGCCGCATCCGGAGGAAGTCAAAGAGTCGCTCTACGCGTACCTGGAAAGCAAAGGTCTGCGTCCGGCCAGAGCGCTCCAGCGACTGCGCTCGGTGGCAGCCAGCCGCCAGGAGGCCGAACTTCTGGGCATTCGCGTCGGTGAGCCGGTGCTCTACATCGAACGGCTGAGCTACCTGGCCGATGGCAGTGTGTTGGAGTTCACCCGCAGCCACTACCGCGGCGACCGCTACGATTTTGTGGCCGAGCTGCGCAGCAATCAGTGA
- a CDS encoding ABC transporter substrate-binding protein: MNRRKLLRQMALGLGAGVLAPWLGNRVLAQQAGQANVPANLFQEVGKRGGTLTLPLGSTPQSWNYFAVIDNFAYTVLNNIFDRLMQLDQVTFELVGVLAESWTISKDARTTTVKLRSGVKWSDGTPFTADDVIFTFTEVASNTNLRANQAATLTVAGVPLRFEKVDDLTFRVVSSKPYGAVLQALTFSPIMPRHKLAPFKPREDPGGYSRVWATNTDPREIVGTGPFILQSYVPDQKVTLVRNPNSWRRDPQGNPLPYFDRLEYLIIRDQNLQAAQFLAGNLDQIPITGAQFPDLKRQEVATGRIRVLRGSTIYTSPPHWGFNFDTPNLELRELFRNLTFRRAMQFAVNRKRIIEDVYNGLASLPGHGVAPGTFWYYDTRSYLGEFSLERAAGLLDSMGLRRGSDGQRRLPSGRVLEFGFTYASDSLPFSAIAAILQNDLRQIGVKLNLQGIQQGTLLSTATSGNFESILMAYGDQPDPQLRKDIWQPGGQLNYWHRSVWPERGSSEPKFDQMFPWERNIWEIFRQAEQLGDQSERKRLYDRWQLLSAQNLPVIMIVKPDAVAAGHARLGNFFARDNRIIFTNFSMFEK; the protein is encoded by the coding sequence ATGAACCGACGGAAGCTGCTGAGGCAAATGGCCCTGGGACTGGGTGCGGGGGTGCTGGCCCCCTGGCTCGGCAACCGGGTGCTGGCCCAACAGGCCGGGCAGGCCAACGTGCCCGCCAACCTGTTCCAGGAGGTCGGAAAGCGGGGGGGAACCCTCACCCTGCCGCTGGGCTCTACACCACAAAGCTGGAACTACTTTGCCGTCATCGACAACTTTGCTTACACTGTGCTGAACAACATTTTCGACCGCCTGATGCAGCTCGATCAGGTGACCTTTGAACTGGTGGGGGTTCTGGCCGAGTCCTGGACGATTTCCAAGGACGCCCGCACCACCACCGTGAAGCTCAGGAGCGGGGTGAAGTGGTCGGACGGCACGCCGTTTACTGCCGACGACGTGATTTTTACCTTTACCGAGGTTGCCTCCAACACCAACCTGCGGGCCAACCAGGCCGCCACCCTAACGGTAGCCGGGGTGCCGCTGCGCTTTGAGAAGGTGGATGACCTGACCTTTAGGGTGGTTTCCAGCAAGCCTTATGGGGCCGTTTTGCAGGCCCTGACCTTCTCCCCCATTATGCCCCGGCACAAGCTGGCCCCATTCAAACCCCGCGAAGATCCCGGCGGCTACAGCCGGGTTTGGGCCACCAACACCGACCCCAGGGAGATTGTGGGTACCGGGCCTTTTATACTGCAAAGCTACGTGCCCGACCAGAAAGTAACCCTGGTTCGCAACCCCAACTCCTGGCGGCGCGACCCCCAGGGGAACCCCCTCCCCTACTTTGATAGGCTCGAGTACCTGATCATCCGTGATCAGAACCTACAGGCAGCCCAGTTTCTGGCCGGCAACCTCGATCAAATACCCATCACCGGGGCCCAGTTCCCCGACCTAAAGCGTCAGGAAGTGGCCACCGGGCGCATCCGCGTACTGCGGGGGAGCACCATTTACACCTCACCACCGCACTGGGGTTTCAACTTCGATACCCCTAACCTCGAGCTGCGAGAGCTCTTCCGCAACCTGACCTTCCGCCGGGCCATGCAGTTTGCGGTTAACCGCAAGCGCATTATCGAGGACGTCTACAACGGCCTGGCCAGCCTGCCCGGCCACGGGGTGGCTCCCGGCACCTTCTGGTACTACGACACCCGCAGCTACCTGGGGGAGTTTAGCCTCGAGCGGGCCGCCGGGCTTTTGGACTCGATGGGCCTAAGGCGGGGTTCCGACGGCCAGCGGCGGCTGCCCAGTGGAAGGGTGCTCGAGTTCGGCTTCACTTATGCCTCCGACTCTCTGCCTTTCTCGGCTATCGCCGCCATTCTGCAAAACGACCTGCGACAGATTGGGGTCAAGCTCAACCTCCAGGGCATCCAGCAAGGCACCCTGCTGTCCACCGCCACCAGCGGCAACTTCGAGAGCATCCTGATGGCCTACGGCGACCAGCCCGACCCCCAGCTCCGCAAGGACATCTGGCAGCCGGGGGGCCAGCTCAACTACTGGCACCGTTCGGTCTGGCCCGAGCGCGGCAGCAGCGAGCCCAAGTTCGACCAGATGTTCCCCTGGGAGCGCAATATCTGGGAAATTTTCCGCCAGGCTGAGCAGCTCGGCGACCAGTCGGAGCGCAAGCGCCTCTACGACCGCTGGCAACTTCTTTCGGCCCAGAACCTCCCGGTCATCATGATCGTGAAGCCCGACGCAGTGGCCGCCGGGCACGCCCGCTTGGGCAACTTCTTCGCCCGCGATAACCGCATCATCTTTACCAACTTCAGCATGTTTGAGAAGTAG
- a CDS encoding ABC transporter permease, giving the protein MEKRNNPLYLAWRRFLRSKPGVISGVVLGVLYLVALLAGFLAPNNLTVQHPDAIYQPPQRIYFFRDGRPVRPYVYQLKRQRDPVTFISSYQEDRSRPTPIRFFVAQGEPYRFLGLKTNWHLFGVLEAEGYYFPLGTDQFGRCLLSRILVGSQVSLTVGVIGVLISFVIGILLGGISGYFGGWVDILIQRTTEVLLSIPRLPILMALSTVIPASWPSTYVYLGIIGVLSFIGWAGLARVVRGQVLALREVDYVTAAVAQGASNLRIILRHIVPNLSSYLIVTATLALPGYIIGESALSFLGLGIKEPMASWGLLLKDAQNFQSLSLYPWLLTPGILIFISVLAYNFLGDALRDAADVRQRD; this is encoded by the coding sequence ATGGAAAAACGCAACAACCCCCTCTACCTGGCCTGGCGGCGGTTCCTGCGCTCCAAACCCGGCGTAATCAGCGGGGTGGTGCTGGGGGTTTTGTATCTGGTGGCTCTCCTGGCCGGTTTTCTGGCCCCCAACAACCTGACCGTGCAACACCCCGATGCCATTTATCAGCCGCCGCAGCGCATCTACTTCTTCCGCGATGGACGGCCGGTGCGCCCTTATGTGTACCAACTCAAGCGCCAACGTGACCCGGTAACCTTCATCAGCAGCTATCAAGAAGACCGCAGCCGTCCTACCCCCATCCGCTTTTTTGTAGCCCAGGGGGAGCCCTATCGCTTTTTGGGCCTCAAGACCAACTGGCATCTCTTTGGGGTGCTCGAGGCGGAGGGGTACTACTTCCCGCTGGGCACCGACCAGTTTGGCCGCTGCCTGCTCTCACGCATTCTGGTGGGCTCGCAGGTCTCGCTCACGGTGGGGGTGATTGGGGTGCTCATCTCCTTTGTGATCGGGATTCTGCTGGGCGGTATCTCGGGCTATTTTGGCGGCTGGGTAGACATCCTAATCCAGCGCACCACCGAGGTGCTGCTCTCGATTCCCCGACTGCCCATTCTGATGGCCCTCTCGACGGTGATCCCGGCCAGTTGGCCCAGCACCTACGTCTATTTGGGCATTATCGGGGTGCTTTCGTTTATCGGCTGGGCGGGGCTGGCCCGGGTAGTACGGGGGCAGGTGCTGGCATTGCGCGAGGTGGACTATGTGACCGCTGCGGTGGCCCAGGGGGCTTCCAACCTGCGCATCATTCTGCGGCACATCGTGCCCAACCTAAGCAGTTATCTGATCGTGACCGCAACCCTGGCCCTGCCCGGTTACATCATCGGGGAATCGGCGCTGTCCTTTTTGGGCCTGGGCATCAAAGAGCCCATGGCGAGCTGGGGGCTGCTGCTCAAGGACGCGCAAAACTTCCAATCGCTTTCGCTGTATCCCTGGCTGCTCACCCCGGGTATTCTGATTTTTATCTCGGTGCTGGCTTACAACTTTTTGGGTGATGCCCTGCGGGATGCAGCCGATGTGCGGCAGCGGGACTGA